The following proteins are co-located in the Flammeovirga kamogawensis genome:
- a CDS encoding tetratricopeptide repeat protein has translation MEKEIIERVEKLLDQDQFDQLGEVLQPFLEKDPKAKELLGLSFLKQWKNEEAEEIFETLKNEFPNNADYYYYYGASLGQQAKGANMFKLIQIAPKSKEAFEKAIELDNQHVPAYWGLLRYYGNAPAMFGGYPKGKELADALASFNKKEAEDAYNFLNDKFGEQ, from the coding sequence ATGGAAAAGGAAATAATAGAACGAGTAGAAAAATTATTAGATCAAGATCAATTTGATCAATTAGGAGAGGTACTTCAACCATTTTTAGAAAAAGACCCTAAAGCAAAAGAACTTTTAGGATTAAGCTTTTTAAAACAATGGAAAAATGAAGAAGCTGAAGAAATATTCGAAACGTTAAAGAATGAGTTTCCAAATAATGCTGATTACTATTACTATTATGGTGCTAGTTTAGGTCAGCAGGCAAAAGGAGCTAATATGTTTAAGTTGATCCAGATTGCTCCAAAATCAAAAGAAGCTTTTGAGAAAGCTATAGAATTAGATAATCAACACGTTCCAGCATATTGGGGTTTATTGAGATATTACGGCAATGCTCCTGCAATGTTTGGAGGATACCCAAAAGGAAAAGAGCTAGCAGATGCATTAGCATCATTTAATAAAAAAGAAGCAGAAGATGCATATAATTTTTTAAATGATAAATTTGGTGAGCAATAA
- a CDS encoding nucleoside deaminase, with the protein MFTNIRIVQFMSDKISKEHFKFMQLALAEAQKAFEEDEIPVGALVVANGKIIGKGYNQTEKLNDPTAHAEMLAITAATNYLGSRHLSDCTLYVTLEPCAMCAGAIFWAQLGQIVYGAPDDKRGFRAYSNKLAHPKSKYITGILEEECHNLLMSFFKRLREKRKK; encoded by the coding sequence ATGTTTACAAATATTAGAATAGTACAATTTATGTCTGATAAAATTTCTAAAGAACATTTTAAATTTATGCAATTAGCTCTAGCAGAAGCTCAAAAAGCATTTGAAGAAGATGAAATACCAGTAGGAGCATTAGTAGTAGCAAATGGTAAGATAATAGGTAAAGGATATAACCAAACAGAAAAACTAAATGATCCCACTGCACATGCAGAAATGCTTGCAATTACTGCAGCTACAAATTATTTAGGATCAAGACATCTATCAGATTGTACTTTATATGTAACATTAGAGCCTTGTGCAATGTGTGCTGGTGCAATTTTTTGGGCACAGCTAGGTCAAATAGTTTATGGAGCACCAGATGATAAAAGGGGGTTTAGAGCTTATTCAAATAAATTAGCACACCCAAAGTCAAAATATATAACAGGAATCCTTGAGGAAGAATGTCATAATTTATTAATGAGCTTCTTTAAACGATTAAGAGAGAAAAGAAAAAAATAA
- a CDS encoding RNA polymerase sigma factor, which produces MKQYILSDQELISQYLNGSEIAFEQLLNKYKNKLFTSILLIVKDEYVAEDLLQDTFIKAIKMIRAGKYNEEGKFMPWISRIAHNMAIDYFRKQKRYPTIVMEDGSSVFDTLEFSEHSFEDKKIQKETQDNVRNLVDRLPDTQREVLVMRHYMQMSFQEIADSTGVSINTALGRMRYALINLRKMMEQQSENSTNAVRQKTSTQRISS; this is translated from the coding sequence ATGAAACAATATATACTATCTGACCAAGAATTAATATCTCAATACCTTAACGGTAGCGAAATTGCTTTTGAACAACTATTGAATAAATACAAAAACAAGCTATTTACAAGTATTCTACTTATTGTAAAAGACGAATATGTAGCTGAAGATTTATTGCAAGATACATTTATTAAAGCAATAAAAATGATCAGAGCAGGTAAGTATAATGAGGAAGGTAAATTTATGCCTTGGATTTCTCGCATAGCACATAATATGGCTATTGATTACTTCCGTAAACAAAAGCGTTACCCTACTATAGTCATGGAAGATGGTAGTAGTGTTTTTGATACTTTAGAATTCTCTGAACATTCTTTTGAGGATAAGAAAATTCAAAAAGAAACTCAAGATAACGTAAGAAATTTGGTAGATCGTTTACCAGATACTCAAAGGGAAGTATTAGTGATGCGTCATTATATGCAAATGAGTTTCCAAGAAATTGCTGATTCTACTGGTGTTAGTATTAATACTGCATTGGGTAGAATGCGTTACGCCCTCATCAATCTTCGCAAAATGATGGAGCAACAAAGCGAAAATTCTACTAATGCAGTTAGACAAAAAACATCCACACAAAGAATCTCTTCTTAA
- a CDS encoding transposase translates to MNEDQEYQYTKRTQKDYSYSFKLQVVDEVERGEIGITAARLKYGIQGHGTIRTWIRKYGNLDWDNKSDLKMGKTPEQKLLELEQKVLLLEKQKASLEKQLYVTDKKAIFFDMMIDIAEDEFNIPIRKKSLPKQLTNSKKKKK, encoded by the coding sequence ATGAATGAAGATCAAGAATATCAGTACACTAAACGTACACAAAAAGATTACAGCTACTCTTTTAAATTACAAGTTGTAGATGAAGTGGAACGAGGGGAAATAGGTATAACGGCAGCAAGACTTAAATATGGAATACAAGGTCATGGTACCATCCGTACTTGGATAAGAAAGTATGGTAATTTAGATTGGGATAATAAATCTGATTTAAAAATGGGAAAGACACCAGAACAAAAATTATTGGAGCTAGAACAAAAGGTTCTATTATTAGAGAAGCAAAAAGCTTCTTTAGAAAAACAACTCTACGTAACAGATAAAAAAGCAATTTTCTTTGATATGATGATCGATATTGCTGAGGATGAGTTTAATATTCCTATTAGAAAAAAGTCTTTACCCAAGCAGTTGACCAATTCAAAAAAGAAGAAAAAATAG
- a CDS encoding IS3 family transposase has translation MLGLNRQIYYRSKRKVKKNNSIASKVVDLVKRIRLKQTKIGTRKLYQLLLPELQLLNVGRDKLFDIMRANRLDIKPKKQYHVTTNSHHRFKKHKNLIEHLEINRPEQVLVSDITYIGERSNPMYLSLVTDAYSKKIMGLNVSDSLNANGAIAALKEALKNRNYVDLPMIHHSDRGLQYCSHEYQRHLQENKVLCSMTESYDPYQNAVAERINGILKQEFILGIKINDLDLMNKFIRESVYIYNNERPHWSNYMKTPVEMHQQSEIKMRTYKSKNSTESTLDAINI, from the coding sequence TTGCTTGGGTTAAATCGACAAATTTATTATCGTTCGAAAAGAAAAGTAAAAAAGAATAATAGTATTGCATCTAAAGTAGTAGACTTAGTGAAAAGAATTCGTTTGAAACAAACTAAAATAGGGACAAGGAAATTATATCAATTACTTCTTCCTGAATTGCAATTACTAAATGTAGGTAGAGATAAGCTTTTTGATATCATGAGGGCTAATCGACTCGATATCAAGCCTAAAAAACAATATCATGTCACTACAAATTCTCATCACAGGTTTAAAAAGCATAAAAACCTTATTGAGCATTTGGAAATAAATAGACCTGAACAAGTATTAGTTTCTGATATAACTTACATAGGTGAGCGAAGTAACCCAATGTATCTATCCTTAGTAACAGATGCCTATTCTAAGAAAATAATGGGGTTAAATGTATCAGATAGTTTGAATGCAAATGGAGCTATTGCAGCATTAAAAGAAGCACTGAAAAATAGAAACTATGTTGATTTACCAATGATACACCATTCAGATAGAGGATTACAATATTGTAGTCACGAGTATCAACGACATCTTCAGGAAAATAAAGTATTGTGCTCGATGACGGAATCTTACGATCCTTATCAAAATGCGGTAGCAGAAAGAATAAACGGAATTCTTAAGCAAGAATTTATTTTAGGAATAAAAATTAATGATCTCGATTTAATGAATAAATTTATTAGAGAATCTGTATATATTTACAATAATGAAAGGCCTCATTGGAGTAATTATATGAAGACACCTGTTGAGATGCATCAGCAAAGTGAAATAAAAATGAGAACTTATAAAAGTAAAAATAGCACCGAGTCTACACTCGATGCTATCAATATATAA
- a CDS encoding outer membrane beta-barrel protein, with protein sequence MQKKEDNYGDFEKVWKDAFQNESVAPPADLWDSIEEEIDGFNKKKSYHTFLRSVAAMITVGLLTSFLVKYDMPREESFAGIKVITNDKKIETASVLPVNILEGVPSKKISIVENISKIDFTDKMNDIPSRKIVTETKKVIDNDEETSEYVYHELGRIEREKTDIQNDLALNSSYNQNLISAGTVSGNKRKKQNYIGVNIEMQSIDPNLKVNDQLISNTAIAPVIGIEGGVKFNKGQFLALGVKFTDLLYTVNHNDNSGEIAQKVLSIPVKVGYAFEKEKWSLGVHAAAVTNVLLQHKTTNDTLINGSDLSTVSLTAQVGAELNYKLSEKYSVKLGTSYGMSLTDQSTNEDISLTPKAYAVSMGLKYNII encoded by the coding sequence ATGCAAAAGAAAGAGGATAATTACGGAGATTTTGAAAAAGTGTGGAAAGATGCATTTCAAAATGAAAGTGTTGCTCCACCTGCAGACTTATGGGATTCAATAGAAGAAGAAATTGATGGTTTTAATAAAAAGAAAAGCTATCATACTTTTCTTCGTTCTGTTGCTGCAATGATTACAGTTGGTTTACTGACAAGTTTTTTAGTAAAATATGATATGCCTAGAGAGGAATCTTTTGCAGGTATTAAAGTTATTACTAATGATAAAAAAATTGAAACAGCATCAGTATTACCAGTAAATATTTTAGAAGGTGTACCTTCTAAAAAAATATCGATTGTAGAAAATATATCAAAAATTGATTTTACAGATAAAATGAATGATATACCTTCTAGAAAGATAGTAACTGAGACTAAAAAAGTAATTGATAATGATGAAGAAACATCAGAATATGTTTACCACGAATTAGGTAGAATTGAAAGAGAAAAAACTGATATACAAAATGATTTAGCTTTAAATTCAAGTTATAATCAGAATTTGATTTCGGCAGGGACAGTATCAGGAAATAAAAGAAAGAAGCAAAACTATATTGGTGTAAATATAGAAATGCAGTCAATTGATCCAAATCTAAAAGTAAATGATCAATTAATATCGAATACTGCAATTGCACCAGTTATAGGTATTGAAGGTGGAGTAAAATTTAATAAAGGACAGTTTTTAGCTCTAGGAGTAAAGTTCACAGATCTACTTTATACTGTAAATCATAATGATAATTCAGGAGAAATAGCTCAAAAAGTATTATCTATACCTGTAAAAGTTGGATATGCTTTTGAAAAAGAAAAGTGGTCTTTAGGTGTACATGCAGCAGCAGTCACAAATGTTTTACTTCAGCATAAAACAACAAATGATACTTTAATAAATGGAAGTGATCTATCTACTGTTTCCTTAACCGCTCAAGTAGGAGCGGAACTAAATTATAAGTTATCAGAAAAATATTCTGTAAAGCTAGGAACATCTTATGGAATGTCTTTAACAGATCAGAGTACAAATGAAGATATATCTTTAACACCTAAAGCATACGCTGTAAGTATGGGTTTAAAATATAATATTATTTAG
- a CDS encoding RNA polymerase sigma factor, which translates to MFQDEDLIEGCKNGDKRIQRRLYEQYSSALMSVACRYSRTEEDARDIVQESFIKIFKKIGTFRNESSLKHWMRRIVVNTAINFQRSKLYLYPMMDVNDMYDLKEEAMALNDYSFQELLNLLQRLPDGCRVIFNLYAIEGYKHKEIAEMTGVTEGTSKSQFSRARKLLKAMIEESEIERYCYAKERG; encoded by the coding sequence ATGTTTCAAGACGAAGATTTAATCGAAGGCTGTAAAAACGGCGATAAACGAATCCAGAGAAGACTCTACGAACAATACAGTAGTGCGCTAATGTCTGTAGCTTGTAGATATTCCAGAACAGAAGAAGATGCAAGAGACATTGTACAAGAATCGTTTATTAAGATTTTTAAAAAAATTGGAACTTTTAGAAATGAATCATCTTTAAAACATTGGATGAGAAGAATTGTAGTGAATACTGCAATTAACTTTCAGAGGTCTAAATTATACTTATATCCTATGATGGATGTAAACGATATGTATGACCTGAAAGAAGAAGCAATGGCGTTAAACGATTATAGCTTTCAAGAGTTATTAAATCTTCTACAGCGTTTACCTGATGGTTGTCGGGTAATCTTTAACTTATATGCTATTGAAGGTTATAAGCATAAAGAAATTGCAGAAATGACGGGTGTTACAGAAGGTACTTCTAAATCTCAATTTTCGAGAGCAAGAAAATTACTTAAGGCAATGATTGAAGAATCTGAAATTGAAAGATATTGTTATGCAAAAGAAAGAGGATAA